One segment of Gilliamella sp. ESL0441 DNA contains the following:
- the smpB gene encoding SsrA-binding protein SmpB translates to MTKKKSHKPGSATIALNKRARHEYFIEEEIEAGLSLQGWEVKSLRAGKVNISDSYVLLKDGEAWLFGATITPLNVASTHVVCEPMRNRKLLLNERELNSLFGQINRQGYTVVALSLYWKNAWAKVKIGIAKGKKEYDKRTDIKERQWQVDKARIMKNANR, encoded by the coding sequence ATGACTAAGAAAAAATCACACAAACCCGGTTCAGCAACCATTGCTCTTAATAAACGTGCCCGCCATGAGTACTTTATTGAAGAGGAAATTGAGGCAGGATTATCCCTTCAAGGTTGGGAAGTTAAATCCCTGCGTGCAGGAAAAGTTAATATTAGTGATAGCTATGTTCTACTCAAAGATGGTGAAGCATGGCTATTTGGCGCAACCATAACCCCGCTTAATGTCGCTTCCACACATGTGGTTTGCGAACCGATGCGTAACCGCAAATTGTTATTAAATGAGCGTGAGTTAAATTCATTATTTGGTCAAATCAACCGACAAGGTTATACCGTTGTTGCACTTTCGTTATACTGGAAAAATGCTTGGGCAAAAGTGAAAATCGGTATTGCAAAAGGTAAAAAAGAGTATGATAAACGTACCGATATCAAAGAGCGGCAATGGCAAGTTGATAAGGCTCGCATTATGAAAAACGCTAATCGCTAA
- a CDS encoding RnfH family protein, which translates to MISIQVVYALPNNPTVIDCNVDEQTNVLQAIIKSNILSICHIQLDDHLVGVYGKRCELNDCVNNGDRIEIYRPLINDPKEIRRRRAALKK; encoded by the coding sequence ATGATAAGTATACAAGTTGTTTATGCATTACCAAATAATCCAACCGTTATTGATTGCAATGTTGATGAACAAACTAATGTCTTGCAAGCAATTATAAAATCAAATATCTTATCAATTTGTCATATTCAATTAGATGATCATTTAGTTGGAGTTTATGGTAAACGTTGTGAACTTAATGATTGCGTAAATAATGGCGATCGTATCGAAATTTATCGTCCCTTAATAAATGATCCTAAAGAAATAAGACGAAGAAGAGCCGCATTGAAAAAATAA
- a CDS encoding type II toxin-antitoxin system RatA family toxin, whose product MAHIFHEVIEPYSIEQMFALVNDIERYPEFVPDCIATGIIRKQDNVVAAFIEVEKFGFKKSFTTLNQINEPHSIDLTLLEGPFKHLSGKWQFTSLNDTECKISFSLDFEFQNKLLDMTMTPVFKEVMTNMVEAFSKRARQIY is encoded by the coding sequence ATGGCACATATATTTCACGAAGTTATCGAACCGTATTCTATCGAACAAATGTTTGCATTAGTTAATGACATTGAGCGATATCCTGAATTTGTCCCTGATTGTATCGCAACTGGGATTATTAGAAAACAAGATAATGTTGTTGCTGCATTTATTGAAGTTGAAAAATTTGGTTTCAAAAAATCATTTACCACATTAAATCAAATTAATGAGCCTCATTCAATTGACTTAACCCTTTTAGAAGGTCCGTTTAAACACCTTTCGGGCAAATGGCAGTTTACATCGTTAAATGATACTGAATGTAAAATTAGTTTTAGTTTAGATTTTGAATTTCAAAATAAATTATTAGATATGACTATGACACCAGTTTTTAAAGAAGTGATGACAAATATGGTAGAGGCATTTTCTAAGCGAGCAAGGCAGATTTATTAA
- the zur gene encoding zinc uptake transcriptional repressor Zur, whose translation MHNLIIDKIETLCKKRNIKLTTQRRTVLDIMLKANKAMSAYDLLDLLKVSEPQAKPPTIYRALEFLLEQGFIHKVESSNSYIICPHFQDPEHLSILFICDICQQIIEKHSENIEKQLKQLAQQNKFLIKHSVLEIHGECHLCQP comes from the coding sequence ATGCATAATCTGATAATAGACAAGATTGAAACCTTATGCAAAAAACGAAATATTAAACTGACTACGCAGCGTCGCACAGTTTTAGATATTATGTTAAAAGCAAATAAAGCGATGAGTGCATATGATCTTTTAGATTTATTGAAAGTCAGTGAGCCACAAGCTAAACCACCTACTATTTATCGTGCATTGGAATTTTTACTTGAACAAGGTTTTATCCATAAAGTTGAGTCTAGCAACAGTTATATTATTTGTCCTCACTTCCAAGACCCTGAACATCTTTCAATTCTGTTTATTTGTGATATTTGCCAACAAATCATCGAAAAACATTCCGAAAATATCGAAAAACAACTTAAACAGTTAGCGCAGCAAAATAAGTTTTTAATTAAGCACAGTGTGCTTGAAATTCATGGAGAATGTCACCTGTGTCAACCTTAA